One part of the Sardina pilchardus chromosome 5, fSarPil1.1, whole genome shotgun sequence genome encodes these proteins:
- the dtx2 gene encoding probable E3 ubiquitin-protein ligase DTX2 isoform X1: MATASGLPPGMSGSRSGPSVTTPSSGIPGQAQPMVVVWEWQDDFGYWRPYSGQVSCYIEQCLLHQRGSRGGPASTSISLGQSDPSLAAYIIDIPNLKQFRQDTGKLRCVRRSLFPQSSALSSGVFWEWANDEGGWTAYEIRTSILLEHSYQAGQATADLGPHGYNYIVDLTALAQVNKSSGFRRQVRRQASAPYSLATSSVIHSGPACTCQQCLSHSSTTGPMPSRSRHSFSAGQANRPSFQAHGRAAGSVPSSVYSPYPRRPLSVGNMSWGGPWSPASSTAQPSGAGPIGGAGLSYAPSTNGLSVPTIPVHLNGSSSVSSALAGMASILMSAAGLGVRFTSAPYGQRRSGRSSKSHDGGAVRRAKRQPRTGGPQKPEDVIQRYMEEVAPPADEDCIICMERLMSPSGYDGASDGGQSIQPSAVGKLTKCGHTLHMLCMLAMYNNGNKDGSLQCPSCKTIYGQKTGTQPKGKMEIYSVSQSLPGHADCGTIQIVYNILPGIQGPEHPNPGQQYTCRGFPRFCFLPDNEKGRKVLELLKIAWTRRLIFTVGTSSTTGEPDTVVWNEIHHKTEMMSNISGHGYPDPNYLDNVLAELASQGVTEECLKQERRNQGTPSPGH, translated from the exons ATGGCTACTGCCTCAGGTCTCCCCCCTGGTATGAGCGGATCCAGGAGTGGACCATCAGTAACCACACCGTCTTCTGGAATTCCTGGACAGGCACAACCTATGGTGGTTGTGTGGGAATGGCAAGATGATTTCGGTTACTGGCGACCTTATAGTGGCCAGGTGAGCTGTTATATTGAACAATGCCTGCTACATCAAAGAGGATCAAGAGGTGGACCAGCTTCAACTAGCATCTCCCTTGGACAGTCGGATCCTAGCCTGGCGGCTTATATAATTGACATCCCAAATTTGAAGCAATTTCGGCAGGATACTG GAAAACTGCGCTGTGTGCGCCGCAGCTTGTTCCCCCAGTCCTCAGCTTTGAGCAGCGGTGTCTTCTGGGAGTGGGCCAACGATGAAGGAGGGTGGACTGCATACGAGATACGCACCTCCATTTTGCTCGAGCACAGCTACCAGGCCGGACAGGCCACCGCCGACCTCGGGCCCCACGGGTACAACTACATAGTGGACTTAACCGCACTGGCTCAAGTGAACAAGAGCTCGGGCTTCAGGCGCCAGGTGCGCCGTCAGGCCAGTGCGCCGTACTCGCTGGCCACGAGCTCCGTGATCCACTCGGGCCCGGCGTGCACCTGTCAGCAGTGTCTGAGCCACAGCAGCACCACTGGACCCATGCCCAGCCGGTCCCGGCACTCCTTCTCCGCCGGTCAGGCCAACAGGCCCAGCTTCCAGGCCCACGGGCGTGCCGCCGGAAGCGTCCCGTCCTCGGTGTACTCCCCCTACCCCAGGAGGCCCCTGTCAGTGGGGAACATGTCTTGGGGTGGCCCCTGGAGCCCTGCGTCTTCCACGGCTCAGCCGTCCGGAGCAGGGCCCATCGGTGGAGCCGGACTGTCGTATGCTCCGAGCACGAATGGATTAAG TGTCCCCACCATCCCTGTCCACCTGAATGGGTCCAGCAGCGTGAGCTCAGCCCTGGCAG GCATGGCTTCCATTTTGATGTCAGCAGCCGGACTCGGAGTTCGCTTCACGAGCGCCCCCTACGGTCAGCGTCGCTCGGGCAGGTCCTCCAAAAGCCACGATGGGGGCGCCGTTAGGAGGGCAAAGAGGCAGCCCCGGACAG GTGGACCTCAAAAACCGGAGGATGTTATTCAAAGGTACATGGAAGAGGTGGCGCCacctgctgacgag GATTGCATCATTTGTATGGAGCGCCTGATGTCTCCCTCTGGCTATGATGGCGCCTCGGACGGGGGACAGTCGATACAGCCCAGTGCCGTGGGCAAGCTGACCAAATGCGGACACACTCTACACATGCTGTGCATGCTGGCCATGTACAACAATGGCAACAAG GATGGCAGCCTTCAGTGTCCCTCTTGCAAGACAATCTACGGGCAGAAAACAGGAACCCAGCCGAAGGGCAAGATGGAAATCTACAGTGTGTCTCAATCGCTTCCTGGACACGCAGATTGTGGAACAATTCAAATAGTGTACAACATTTTACCAGGGATCCAG GGCCCAGAGCATCCCAACCCAGGCCAGCAGTACACCTGCAGAGGCTTCCCACGCTTCTGTTTCCTACCCGACAATGAAAAGGGCAGAAAG GTGTTGGAACTGTTGAAAATCGCGTGGACTCGACGGCTCATCTTCACCGTCGGCACGTCGAGCACCACGGGGGAGCCCGACACGGTGGTGTGGAACGAGATCCACCACAAGACCGAGATGATGTCCAACATCTCCGGCCACGGCTACCCCGACCCCAACTACCTGGACAACGTGCTGGCCGAGCTGGCATCACAGGGGGTGACAGAAGAGTGCCTAAAACAGGAGCGACGGAATCAGGGAACGCCAAGCCCCGGCCActga
- the dtx2 gene encoding probable E3 ubiquitin-protein ligase DTX2 isoform X2, whose protein sequence is MATASGLPPGMSGSRSGPSVTTPSSGIPGQAQPMVVVWEWQDDFGYWRPYSGQVSCYIEQCLLHQRGSRGGPASTSISLGQSDPSLAAYIIDIPNLKQFRQDTGKLRCVRRSLFPQSSALSSGVFWEWANDEGGWTAYEIRTSILLEHSYQAGQATADLGPHGYNYIVDLTALAQVNKSSGFRRQVRRQASAPYSLATSSVIHSGPACTCQQCLSHSSTTGPMPSRSRHSFSAGQANRPSFQAHGRAAGSVPSSVYSPYPRRPLSVGNMSWGGPWSPASSTAQPSGAGPIGGAGLSYAPSTNGLSVPTIPVHLNGSSSVSSALAGGPQKPEDVIQRYMEEVAPPADEDCIICMERLMSPSGYDGASDGGQSIQPSAVGKLTKCGHTLHMLCMLAMYNNGNKDGSLQCPSCKTIYGQKTGTQPKGKMEIYSVSQSLPGHADCGTIQIVYNILPGIQGPEHPNPGQQYTCRGFPRFCFLPDNEKGRKVLELLKIAWTRRLIFTVGTSSTTGEPDTVVWNEIHHKTEMMSNISGHGYPDPNYLDNVLAELASQGVTEECLKQERRNQGTPSPGH, encoded by the exons ATGGCTACTGCCTCAGGTCTCCCCCCTGGTATGAGCGGATCCAGGAGTGGACCATCAGTAACCACACCGTCTTCTGGAATTCCTGGACAGGCACAACCTATGGTGGTTGTGTGGGAATGGCAAGATGATTTCGGTTACTGGCGACCTTATAGTGGCCAGGTGAGCTGTTATATTGAACAATGCCTGCTACATCAAAGAGGATCAAGAGGTGGACCAGCTTCAACTAGCATCTCCCTTGGACAGTCGGATCCTAGCCTGGCGGCTTATATAATTGACATCCCAAATTTGAAGCAATTTCGGCAGGATACTG GAAAACTGCGCTGTGTGCGCCGCAGCTTGTTCCCCCAGTCCTCAGCTTTGAGCAGCGGTGTCTTCTGGGAGTGGGCCAACGATGAAGGAGGGTGGACTGCATACGAGATACGCACCTCCATTTTGCTCGAGCACAGCTACCAGGCCGGACAGGCCACCGCCGACCTCGGGCCCCACGGGTACAACTACATAGTGGACTTAACCGCACTGGCTCAAGTGAACAAGAGCTCGGGCTTCAGGCGCCAGGTGCGCCGTCAGGCCAGTGCGCCGTACTCGCTGGCCACGAGCTCCGTGATCCACTCGGGCCCGGCGTGCACCTGTCAGCAGTGTCTGAGCCACAGCAGCACCACTGGACCCATGCCCAGCCGGTCCCGGCACTCCTTCTCCGCCGGTCAGGCCAACAGGCCCAGCTTCCAGGCCCACGGGCGTGCCGCCGGAAGCGTCCCGTCCTCGGTGTACTCCCCCTACCCCAGGAGGCCCCTGTCAGTGGGGAACATGTCTTGGGGTGGCCCCTGGAGCCCTGCGTCTTCCACGGCTCAGCCGTCCGGAGCAGGGCCCATCGGTGGAGCCGGACTGTCGTATGCTCCGAGCACGAATGGATTAAG TGTCCCCACCATCCCTGTCCACCTGAATGGGTCCAGCAGCGTGAGCTCAGCCCTGGCAG GTGGACCTCAAAAACCGGAGGATGTTATTCAAAGGTACATGGAAGAGGTGGCGCCacctgctgacgag GATTGCATCATTTGTATGGAGCGCCTGATGTCTCCCTCTGGCTATGATGGCGCCTCGGACGGGGGACAGTCGATACAGCCCAGTGCCGTGGGCAAGCTGACCAAATGCGGACACACTCTACACATGCTGTGCATGCTGGCCATGTACAACAATGGCAACAAG GATGGCAGCCTTCAGTGTCCCTCTTGCAAGACAATCTACGGGCAGAAAACAGGAACCCAGCCGAAGGGCAAGATGGAAATCTACAGTGTGTCTCAATCGCTTCCTGGACACGCAGATTGTGGAACAATTCAAATAGTGTACAACATTTTACCAGGGATCCAG GGCCCAGAGCATCCCAACCCAGGCCAGCAGTACACCTGCAGAGGCTTCCCACGCTTCTGTTTCCTACCCGACAATGAAAAGGGCAGAAAG GTGTTGGAACTGTTGAAAATCGCGTGGACTCGACGGCTCATCTTCACCGTCGGCACGTCGAGCACCACGGGGGAGCCCGACACGGTGGTGTGGAACGAGATCCACCACAAGACCGAGATGATGTCCAACATCTCCGGCCACGGCTACCCCGACCCCAACTACCTGGACAACGTGCTGGCCGAGCTGGCATCACAGGGGGTGACAGAAGAGTGCCTAAAACAGGAGCGACGGAATCAGGGAACGCCAAGCCCCGGCCActga